The Motacilla alba alba isolate MOTALB_02 chromosome 14, Motacilla_alba_V1.0_pri, whole genome shotgun sequence genome includes a region encoding these proteins:
- the INTS1 gene encoding integrator complex subunit 1 isoform X1, whose protein sequence is MNRPKAAAVRRPSAVPKPSAHPPPGDFIALGSKGQSGEGKAAVTLLKPAPPGLPSERKRDAAAALAGPAGLPGLTKRPKLSSTPPLSALGRLAEAAVAEKRAISPSIKEPSVIPIEVVPTVLLDEIEAAEAEGNDDRIEGVLCGAVKQLKMNRAKPDTTLYLSLMYLAKIKPNIFATEGVIEALCSLLRRDASINFKAKGNSLVSVLACNLLMAAYEEDENWPEIFVKVYIEDSLGERIWVDSPHCKTFVDNIQTAFNTKMPPKTMLLHGEVGRSGGDLSAGSSPHPSMTEEEDSQSELLIAEEKMSPEQAGQLMPRYEDLAESVEEYVLDMLRDQLNRRQPMDNVSRNLLRLLTATCGYKEVRQMAVQRLEMWLQNPKLTKPAQDLLMSVCMNCNTHSSEDMEVISNLIKIRLKPKVLLNHYMLCVRELLNAHRDNLGTTIKFVIFNELSNARNPNNMQILYTVLQHSSEQAPKYLAMVFQDLLTTKDDYLRASRALLREIIKQTKHEINFQAFCLGLMQERKEALYAEMEFKERFVIHITDLLAVSMMLGITAQVKEAGIAWDKGEKKNLEVLRSFQNQIAAIQRDAVWWLHTVVPSISKLAPKDYVHCLHKVLFTEQPETYYKWDNWPPESDRNFFLRLCSEVPILEDTLMRILVIGLSRDLPLGPADAMELADHLVKRAAAVQADDVEVLRVERIQLIDAVLNLCTYHHPENIQLPPGYQPPNLAISTLYWKAWPLLLVVAAFNPENIGLAAWEEYPSLKMLMEMVMTNNYSYPQCTLTDEETRTEMINRELQISQREKQEILAFEGHLAAASTKQTITESSSLLLSQLTSLDPQGPPRRPPPHVLEQVKSLNQSLRLGHLLCRSRHPDFLLNIIQRQASSQSMPWLADLVQSSEGSLDVLPVQCLCEFLLHDAADESTSGEEEEEGESKDQRAKKRQRQQKQRQLLGRLQDLLLGPKADEQTTCEVLDYFLRRLSSSQVASRVLAMKGLSLVLSEGGMRDGEEKDHPMEEDSGDSELLQGYQWLLRDLPRLPLFDSVRATTALALQQAIHMETDPQTISAYLVYLSQHAPVEEQGQHNDLALDVARLIVERSTIMSHLFSKLSYSAESDAVLVALLSIFSRYIKRMRQSKEGEEVYSWSESQDQVFLRWTSGETATMHILVVHAMVILLTLGPPQAGDGDFYTLLDIWFPEKKPLPTAFLVDTSEEALLLPDWLKLRMIRSEVPRLVDAALQDLEPQQLLLFVQSFGIPVSSMSKLLQYLDQAVSHDPQTLEQNIMDKNYMAHLVEVQHERGATGGQTFHSLLTASLPARRDSAETARSKSSPENSQSQSRIRALSQVRVLGPEDDLAGILLQLFPLTPDPRWQNSSLRPLALALQQSLGQELAHIRQGAVPESGVTASGVTASGVTASGVTASGVAARLLQALAALLNSAHGGALVMAMHHHHFISCPLMRQLYQYHRSMPQDTAFSSLFFKVLMQMLQWLENPAVEDGPLRAQLKAFAVQYSSRHRISDVRGGFLHLTEALSFRRDPDLISSTVCAIIATLKSGEKCNVEPELISKVLQGLIEAHSPYLEELLTVLFSATVETRCPAVKPIAVVCSLLLQDKEETPVKKEVESCSAESAWPGPASGLLNDWLEMLDPEVISSCPDLQQKLLFSWNKAGSQVPSFRPYLLALLTHQSSWTTLHQCIRLLLGRNREQRFDPTASLDFLWACIHIPRIWQGRDQRTPQKRREEFVLHLKASELISMVELILAEAETRYQNTDQASCTLIQSRLPLLLSCSHGDLENVKKVTEYLTSCIQQWGSSSVGKCCQDLLLQIYLQLPELLVPMPEMLLTSEGARDSSTCKLDALVHRFINLLADTSDSKSSESRVWDANMACRKLAVAHPILLLRHLPMIAALLHGRVHLNFQEFRQQNHLTFFIHVLGILELLQPQVFQNEHQAALWDCLLSFIRLLLNYRKSSRHLAAFISKFVQFIHKYITCNAQAAVSFLQKHSDPLHDLSSDNSDLAMLKSLLAGLSLPSKSGSLDRGSDEEKDDEAAAGSLPLVSVSLFTPLTPAEMAPYMKRLSRGQTVEDILEVLTDIDEMSRRRPEILAFFATNLQKLMSSSEDSCRNLAFSLALRSIQNNPSIAADFLPTYMYCLGSRDFEVVQTALRNLPEYTLLCQEHAAVLLHRAFLVGMYGQIDTSSQISEALKILHMEAMI, encoded by the exons ATGAACCGGCCGAAGGCGGCGGCCGTGCGGCGGCCCAGCGCCGTGCCCAAGCCCTCCG CGCACCCGCCGCCCGGAGACTTCATCGCGCTGGGCTCCAAGGGGCAGAGCGGCGAGGGCAAGGCCGCCGTCACGCTGCTGAAGCCGGCGCCGCCCGGGCTGCCCTCGGAGCGCAAGCGGGACGCGGCCGCCGCCTTggcgggcccggcggggctgcccgggctgACCAAGCGGCCCAAGCTCTCCTCCACGCCGCCCCTCAGCGCCCTGGGACGCCTGGCAGAGGCGGCCGTGGCGGAAAAAAGAGCCATCTCGCCGTCCATCAAGGAGCCGTCTGTCATCCCCATCGAAG TTGTCCCCACGGTGCTGCTGGATGAGAttgaggcagcagaggcagaaggcAACGATGACCGAATTGAGGGGGTGCTGTGTGGAGCTGTGAAGCAGCTGAAGATGAACAGAGCCAAACCTGACACCACTCTCTACCTGAGCCTCATGTACCTGGCAAAAATCAAACCCAACATATTTGCCACCGAAGGGGTTATCGAG GCACTGTGCAGCCTACTCCGAAGAGATGCCTCCATCAATTTCAAAGCCAAAGGGAATAGTCTTGTGTCTGTCTTGGCATGCAACCTTCTCATGGCAGCCTACGAAGAGGATGAGAACTGGCCAGAGATCTTTGTCAAG gtgtACATTGAGGACTCCCTTGGAGAGCGCATCTGGGTGGACAGCCCTCACTGCAAGACATTTGTGGATAACATCCAGACAGCTTTTAACACAAAGATGCCTCCTAAGACCATGCTCTTGCATGGAGAAGTTGGACGTAGTGGAGGGGACCTTAGTGCTG GGAGTAGCCCACACCCTTCCATgacagaggaggaggacagCCAGAGTGAGCTGCTGATTGCAGAGGAGAAGATGAGCCCGGAGCAGGCGGGCCAGCTCATGCCCAG GTATGAAGACCTTGCAGAGAGTGTGGAGGAGTATGTGCTAGACATGCTTCGGGACCAGCTGAACCGGCGCCAGCCCATGGACAACGTCTCCAGGAACCTCCTGCGGCTGCTGACAGCAACCTGTGGCTACAAAGAGGTGCGCCAGATGGCTGTGCAGAGGCTGGAGATGTGGCTGCAGAATCCAAAG tTGACCAAGCCAGCTCAGGATTTGCTGATGTCAGTGTGTATGAACTGTAACACCCACAGCTCAGAGGACATGGAAGTTATCTCCAACCTCATCAAAATTCGTCTCAAGCCAAAAGTCCTTCTCAACCACTACATGCTGTGTGTCAG ggagctgctgaatGCACACAGGGATAACCTGGGCACCACCATTAAGTTTGTGATTTTCAATGAACTATCAAATGCAAGAAATCCCAACAACATGCAGATCCTGTATACTGtgcttcagcacagctcagagcaagCTCCAAAG TACCTGGCAATGGTGTTCCAGGACCTGTTGACCACCAAGGACGATTACCTGCGGGCTTCACGGGCTCTGCTGAGAGAGATCATCAAACAGACCAAGCATGAGATCAACTTCCAGGCCTTCTGCCTGGGTCTCATGCAGGAACGGAAGGAGGCCCTGTATGCAGAGATGGAATTCAAG gaGCGGTTTGTCATCCACATCACCGACCTGCTAGCTGTCTCCATGATGCTTGGTATCACTGCCCAGGTGAAGGAGGCTGGAATTGCTTGGgacaaaggagagaaaaaga acCTGGAAGTGCTGCGCTCTTTCCAGAACCAGATTGCTGCTATCCAGCGTGATGCTGTCTGGTGGCTGCATACAGTTGTTCCATCTATCAGCAAGCTGGCTCCAAAGGACTATGTGCACTG CCTCCACAAGGTGCTCTTCACAGAACAGCCAGAAACCTACTACAAATGGGACAACTGGCCCCCTGAGAGTGACCGCAa CTTCTTCCTTCGGCTGTGCTCCGAGGTGCCCATCCTGGAGGACACGCTGATGCGCATCCTCGTGATCGGGCTGTCGCGGGACCTGCCCCTGGGCCCCGCCGATGCCATGGAGCTCGCCGACCACTTGGTGaagagggctgcagctgtgcaagcAGATG atgTTGAGGTCCTGAGGGTAGAAAGAATCCAGCTGATCGATGCAGTCTTAAATCTCTGCACTTATCACCATCCAGAGAATATCCAGCTACCTCCAGG GTACCAGCCTCCAAATCTAGCTATTTCTACTCTCTACTGGAAAGCCTGGCCTCTCCTGCTGGTAGTGGCTGCGTTCAATCCTGAAAATATTG GTCTGGCTGCATGGGAGGAGTACCCCTCTCTAAAGATGCTCATGGAAATGGTCATGACCAA taattATTCTTATCCTCAATGTACCTTGACGGATGAGGAGACACGCACAGAGATGATTAATCGTGAACTTCAAATCtcccagagagaaaaacaggagaTTCTTGCATTTGAGGGTCATCTGGCAGCTGcatccacaaaacaaacaattacagaaagcagcagcctctTGCTGTCCCAGCTGACAAGTCTGGACCCTCA GGGCCCCCCTCGCAGACCTCCACCACACGTCCTGGAGCAGGTGAAAAGCCTGAACCAGTCTCTTCGCTTGGGCCACCTTCTGTGTCGCAGTCGCCATCCTGACTTTCTTCTCAACATCATCCAAAGACAG GCCTCATCACAGTCAATGCCATGGCTGGCAGATCTGGTTCAGTCCAGTGAGGGCTCCTTGGACGTCCTGCCCGTGCAGTGTCTTTGTGAGTTCCTGCTTCATGATGCTGCTGATGAGTCTACCTCaggtgaagaagaagaggagggtGAGAGTAAGGACCAGCGTGCCAAGAAACGCCAG agacagcagaaaCAAAGGCAGTTGCTTGGACGCTTGCAAGACTTGCTGTTGGGACCCAAAGCAGATGAACAGACAACCTGCGAGGTGCTTGACTACTTCCTGCGGCGCCTGAGCTCCTCCCAGGTGGCTTCCAGGGTCCTGGCCATGAAG GGCCTGTCCTTGGTGCTGTCGGAAGGAGGAATGCGtgatggggaggagaaggatCACCCCATGGAAGAAGACTCTGGTGattctgagctgctgcagggatacCAGTGGCTGCTGAGAGACCTCCCGAGGCTGCCACTGTTTGACAGTGTGAGAGCCACGACAGCTCTGGCCTTGCAGCAG GCCATCCACATGGAGACAGATCCCCAGACCATCAGTGCTTACCTGGTGTACCTCTCCCAGCACGCCCCAgtggaggagcagggacagcacaacGACCTTGCTCTG GATGTCGCCCGACTGATCGTGGAGCGCTCCACCATCATGTCCCACCTGTTCTCCAAGCTCTCCTACAGTGCTGAGTCAGATGCAGTGCTCgtggctctgctctccatctTCTCCCGCTACATCAAGCGCATGCGGCAGAGCAAGGAGGGCGAGGAGGTGTACAGCTGG TCAGAGTCTCAGGATCAGGTGTTCCTTCGTTGGACTAGTGGGGAAACAGCCACCATGCACATCCTTGTGGTCCATGCCATGGTTATTCTCCTGACACTGGGGCCACCTCAAG CAGGGGATGGTGATTTTTACACCTTACTGGACATATGGTTCCCGGAGAAAAAGCCCCTTCCTACTGCTTTTCTGGTTGACACCTCCGaggaggctctgctgctccccgaCTGGCTGAAGCTGCGGATGATCCGCTCCGAGGTCCCGCGGCTCGTGGATGCAG ccctgcaggacctggagccacagcagctgcttctctttgtTCAGTCCTTTGGAATCCCAGTTTCCAGCATGAGCAAACTTCTGCAGTACCTGGATCAGGCAGTATCTCATGACCCACAGACGCTGGAGCAGAATATCATGGACAAAA ACTACATGGCTCATCTTGTGGAGGTTCAACATGAGAGAGGAGCGACAGGAGGCCAGACTTTCCACTCCCTGCTTACTGCCTCCCTACCAGCCCGCCGAG ACAGCGCTGAGACTGCAAGGTCAAAATCTAGTCCTGAAAACTCTCAAAGTCAGAGTCGGATCCGGGCCTTGAGCCAGGTCCGTGTTCTGGGCCCAGAAGATGATCTGGCAGGCATCTTGCTGCAG CTTTTCCCACTGACCCCGGACCCGCGGTGGCAGAACTCCAGCCTGCGGCCGctggccctggcactgcagcagtcgctggggcaggagctggcccaCATCCGCCAAGGAGCTGTGCCAGAGAGTGGGGTCACAGCCAGTGGGGTCACGGCCAGCGGGGTCACGGCCAGCGGGGTCACGGCCAGCGGGGTCGCGGCACGGCTGCTGCAGGCCTTGGCTGCGCTGCTCAACTCCGCGCACGGCGGCGCCCTGGTCATGGCCATGCACCACCACCACTTCATCTCCTGCCCGCTCATGCGCCAGCTCTACCAGTACCAC cgCTCCATGCCACAGGACACTGCCTTCTCCTCGCTCTTCTTCAAAGTGCTCATGCAGatgctgcagtggctggagaACCCTGCCGTGGAAGATGGTCCCCTGCGAGCTCAGCTGAAGGCCTTTGCTGTGCAATACTCCTCAAGGCACAGGATCAGTGATG TTCGAGGTGGCTTCTTGCACCTCACAGAAGCTCTTTCTTTCCGTCGTGACCCGGACTTGATCAGCTCCACAGTCTGTGCCATCATTGCAACCCTGAAATCAGGAGAGAAGTGTAATGTGGAGCCAGAGCTCATCAGCAAAG TCCTTCAAGGTCTGATTGAAGCCCACTCTCCGTACCTGGAGGAGCTCCTGACTGTCCTCTTCTCAGCTACTGTTGAGACCAGGTGTCCTGCCGTGAAACCAATTGCTGTGGTGTGCTCCTTGTTGCTCCAGGACAAAGAAGAAACACCAGTAAAGAAGGAGGTGGAGAGTTGCAG TGCTGAATCAGCTTGGCCAGGGCCTGCCTCTGGCCTTCTCAATGACTGGCTGGAGATGTTGGACCCTGAGGTCATCAGCAGCTGCCCTGATCtacagcagaagctgctgttcTCCTGGAACAAA GCAGGGTCCCAGGTGCCCTCCTTCCGCCCATACCTCTTGGCTCTTCTGACTCACCAGTCCAGCTGGACCACACTGCACCAGTGCATCCGGCTTCTGCTTGGCAGGAACAGGGAGCAAAG GTTTGACCCAACTGCATCCTTGGATTTCTTGTGGGCCTGTATTCACATTCCTCGGATCTGGCAGGGAAGGGACCAGAGAACTCCTCAG AAGCGCCGTGAGGAATTTGTGCTCCACCTGAAGGCATCAGAACTGATCAGCATGGTGGAGCTGATCCTGGCTGAAGCAGAGACCAGATACCAGAACACTGACCAGGCCTCCTGCACACTCATCCAGTCTCGACTGCCGTTGTTGCTCAGTTGTTCTCATGGAGACCTTGAGAACGTCAAAAAAGTAACAGAATATTTGACCAGCTGCATCCAGCAGTGGGGAAGCAG CTCTGTGGGGAAATGCTGCCAGGACCTTCTGCTGCAGATATACCTGCAACTACCTGAGCTCCTTGTGCCTATGCCAGAGATGCTTCTTACCAGTGAAGGAGCCAGAGACAGCAGCACTTGCAAG cttgATGCCCTGGTTCACAGATTCATTAACCTCCTCGCAGACACCAGTGACTCCAAGTCATCGGAAAGCCGCGTGTGGGATGCCAATATGGCCTGCAGGAAGTTGGCTGTGGCTCATCCCATCCTCCTCCTTAG gCACTTGCCAATgattgcagcactgctgcacgGCCGCGTTCACCTCAATTTCCAGGAATTCAGGCAGCAGAACCACTTGACCTTCTTCATCCATGTCCTGGggatcctggagctgctccagccgcAGGTCTTCCAGAACGAGCACCAGGCGGCACTCTGGGACTGTCTCCTGTCCTTCATCCGTCTGCTGCTG AACTACAGAAAATCCTCACGGCACCTGGCTGCCTTCATCAGCAAGTTTGTGCAGTTTATCCACAAGTACATCACGTGCAATGCCCAGGCAGCTGTCTCCTTCTTGCAGAAGCACTCGGATCCACTCCA TGACCTCTCATCAGACAACAGTGACCTAGCAATGCTGAAGTccctcctggctgggctgagtCTGCCTAGTAAGAGTGGCAGCTTGGACAGGGGCTCTGATGAAGAGAAGGATG atgaagcagctgctggctctctcCCCCTGGTCAGCGTGTCCCTCTTCACTCCCCTCACGCCGGCTGAAATGGCTCCCTATATGAAGAGGCTCTCCAGAGGCCAGACAGTGGAGG